A stretch of Gemmatimonas aurantiaca T-27 DNA encodes these proteins:
- a CDS encoding 23S rRNA (pseudouridine(1915)-N(3))-methyltransferase RlmH: MRVALLVIGRPRHAGLADAIRDYEGRAAHYWPLDVIEVKEEPGRNLSADVVREREAERLVARLPADAVVVACDPGGVTMDSAQFARWLQEQRESARNVAFVIGGAHGLGPAVRERANRRLSLAPWTLPHEVARMVMAEQLYRAGTIIRGEPYHK; this comes from the coding sequence ATGCGTGTCGCACTGCTTGTCATCGGCCGGCCTCGCCATGCGGGGCTGGCCGATGCCATTCGGGACTATGAGGGACGCGCGGCGCACTACTGGCCGCTGGATGTCATCGAAGTCAAGGAAGAACCCGGGCGGAACCTGTCGGCCGATGTGGTCCGTGAGCGTGAGGCGGAGCGGCTGGTGGCGCGTCTGCCGGCGGACGCTGTGGTCGTGGCTTGTGACCCGGGTGGTGTAACCATGGACTCCGCGCAATTTGCGCGATGGCTGCAGGAGCAGCGGGAATCGGCGCGGAATGTGGCGTTCGTGATCGGCGGGGCGCATGGGCTTGGGCCGGCGGTTCGGGAACGGGCCAATCGTCGGCTCTCACTGGCGCCGTGGACGCTCCCACACGAGGTTGCACGGATGGTGATGGCCGAGCAGTTGTATCGGGCGGGGACCATCATCCGCGGCGAACCGTACCACAAGTGA
- the bshC gene encoding bacillithiol biosynthesis protein BshC, with the protein MDQSAALISTTDDVIIRTAPLGGSALSRAIQQGAVGAQWYAPRPTNVAGWRAHAAAVRASFAGRDWLSPLMPAIAASGAATARLTRAAQDGVVVTTGQQPGLFGGPTYTWSKAMGALAMADVLEAELGIPVAPVFWAATDDADWIEAAVTYLATSTGLERVALPGPASDGVAMADVLMGDVDAAMAQLVRACGSGAHASVLDVIQAAYTPHATIGAAYVVLMRALLEPLGMAVLDAAHPATRAAADGFLRTALRSASAVHHAVQSRAMAIEAAGHVPQVEIIDGLSLVFLTDGTGARTRVPVVGAGDVAQSAPVGALGANVLLRPVMERALIPTVCYMAGPGEFAYFAQVAPVAEALGVASPIVAPRWAAEVLEADALERQARLGLTDEALRDPHAAEQIIARAQLDESVADAVERLRVTLESQLASLGEALRVPDDEAEYEALVAASVVEGLERDITHRVDQFERRLLSAVKRRETAAMQDVAATRAALRPLGQPPERVLNLVPLLVRFGPTLLERLRDAAVGHAQQLVTGVSGQA; encoded by the coding sequence GTGGACCAGTCTGCAGCTCTGATCAGCACGACCGACGATGTCATCATCCGCACGGCCCCCTTGGGTGGGAGTGCGTTGTCGCGCGCGATACAGCAGGGCGCTGTCGGCGCCCAGTGGTATGCCCCCCGACCGACCAATGTGGCCGGATGGCGTGCACACGCGGCAGCGGTGCGCGCGTCCTTTGCGGGACGGGATTGGTTGTCCCCATTGATGCCAGCCATTGCCGCGTCCGGCGCCGCGACGGCGCGCCTCACGCGTGCCGCGCAGGACGGCGTGGTGGTGACCACCGGACAACAACCCGGTCTGTTCGGCGGCCCGACGTATACGTGGAGCAAGGCCATGGGCGCATTGGCCATGGCTGATGTGCTCGAGGCGGAGCTGGGAATTCCGGTGGCCCCCGTGTTCTGGGCCGCGACCGATGATGCCGATTGGATCGAAGCGGCGGTGACGTATCTGGCCACATCCACTGGTCTCGAGCGAGTGGCGTTGCCTGGTCCAGCCAGCGACGGCGTGGCGATGGCCGATGTGCTGATGGGTGACGTCGATGCCGCGATGGCCCAGTTGGTGCGCGCGTGTGGATCGGGGGCGCATGCGTCGGTACTCGACGTCATTCAGGCTGCCTATACGCCGCACGCGACCATCGGTGCGGCGTATGTCGTTTTGATGCGTGCCCTGCTCGAACCGCTTGGCATGGCGGTGCTCGACGCTGCACATCCGGCCACGCGAGCGGCGGCTGATGGGTTCCTGCGGACGGCATTGCGTTCGGCATCGGCGGTGCATCACGCGGTGCAGAGCCGCGCGATGGCGATCGAAGCCGCGGGGCATGTGCCTCAGGTGGAGATCATCGACGGATTGTCGCTGGTGTTTTTGACGGATGGCACGGGCGCGCGTACGCGTGTCCCCGTCGTTGGGGCAGGCGACGTGGCCCAGTCGGCACCGGTGGGTGCGCTGGGGGCCAACGTGCTCCTGCGGCCGGTGATGGAGCGCGCATTGATACCGACCGTGTGTTACATGGCCGGTCCCGGTGAATTCGCGTATTTCGCGCAGGTAGCGCCGGTGGCGGAGGCGTTGGGCGTGGCCTCACCGATCGTGGCCCCGCGCTGGGCTGCCGAGGTGCTCGAAGCCGATGCCCTCGAACGGCAAGCGCGTCTGGGATTGACCGACGAAGCGCTCCGCGACCCACACGCGGCGGAACAGATCATTGCCCGGGCGCAGCTCGACGAGTCGGTGGCCGATGCGGTGGAGCGCCTGCGAGTGACACTCGAGTCGCAACTGGCCTCGCTCGGTGAGGCGTTGCGTGTGCCGGACGATGAGGCAGAGTACGAAGCGCTGGTGGCCGCGTCGGTGGTGGAAGGGCTCGAGCGTGATATCACGCATCGTGTTGACCAGTTCGAACGTCGGCTGTTGTCTGCCGTCAAGCGACGCGAAACCGCCGCGATGCAAGACGTGGCTGCGACACGCGCCGCGCTGCGACCGTTGGGCCAGCCCCCCGAGCGCGTCCTCAATCTCGTGCCGCTGCTCGTGCGCTTTGGGCCGACATTGCTCGAACGTTTGCGCGATGCGGCCGTCGGGCATGCGCAACAGCTCGTGACGGGTGTATCGGGGCAGGCATGA
- the murJ gene encoding murein biosynthesis integral membrane protein MurJ: MTDRAGGRSAFVVGAGILISRLVGVLRNTAFAYYFGSGAASDAYNAAFKIPNAVRNLLGEGTLSASFVPVYSRLLERGDHAGARALANALLGVLLVAVSGLTLLGIATAPWLTAALAPGFDAPTQELTTRLTRILFPMTGVMVLSGWCLGIQNSHRRFFWSYASAALWSIAQIVLLLVGGPRADDTTMLATWLAWATLVGALLQVGAQMPEVLRLAGPIRPRLSRTVEGLAQTLRNVVPVVTALGVVQISSFIDLQIASFLPEGAATNMMYANTLTLLPVSLFGVSVAAASLPEFSRDSGAQALDALRERLRGGWQRILFYIVPSAVVFIALGDYCVGILYRAGRFGVTEQQVVHWVLAASAVGLISFASVKLLASAYYALQDYRTPLRASIASILVSAVASIAIAVPLRHSPVATAGIALGSALGSYVNLSILIGGLRRRLGTLYTPAMWHGTRRIVIAAVIAAMAGTLARLLHVRWMPGLHPRFAGPPVLAVFGATYLLAAWWMGSAEAARWLRLRVRSTAD; encoded by the coding sequence ATGACTGACCGGGCAGGCGGACGCTCCGCGTTCGTCGTCGGGGCGGGGATCCTGATCAGCCGCCTTGTCGGTGTGCTGCGCAACACGGCGTTCGCGTACTACTTCGGATCGGGCGCGGCGTCCGACGCCTACAACGCCGCCTTCAAGATTCCCAACGCGGTACGCAATCTGTTGGGCGAGGGCACATTGTCCGCGTCTTTTGTGCCGGTGTACAGCCGCCTGCTCGAGCGCGGAGATCATGCCGGTGCGCGCGCCCTCGCGAATGCGTTGCTCGGTGTGTTGCTCGTTGCCGTTTCCGGCCTGACGTTGCTGGGGATCGCCACCGCACCGTGGCTCACCGCGGCGCTCGCGCCGGGGTTCGATGCGCCGACACAGGAACTCACCACCCGCCTCACACGCATTCTGTTTCCGATGACGGGCGTCATGGTGCTGAGCGGCTGGTGCCTTGGCATTCAGAATTCACATCGGCGCTTTTTCTGGTCGTATGCGAGTGCGGCGCTCTGGTCGATTGCTCAGATCGTGTTGCTGCTGGTCGGTGGGCCGCGCGCTGACGACACGACCATGTTGGCGACCTGGCTCGCTTGGGCGACCCTGGTCGGTGCGTTGCTGCAGGTTGGTGCGCAGATGCCCGAGGTGCTCCGTCTTGCCGGCCCGATCCGTCCACGACTGTCCCGAACGGTGGAGGGCCTCGCACAAACGCTGCGCAATGTCGTGCCGGTGGTGACGGCGTTGGGGGTGGTGCAGATCTCGTCGTTCATCGACCTGCAGATCGCCTCGTTTCTTCCGGAGGGGGCGGCCACCAACATGATGTATGCCAATACGCTGACCCTGTTGCCGGTTTCGTTGTTCGGCGTATCGGTGGCCGCAGCATCGCTTCCGGAGTTCTCCCGGGACTCGGGGGCGCAGGCCCTCGACGCGCTGCGTGAGCGTCTGCGCGGTGGCTGGCAGCGTATCCTGTTTTACATCGTGCCCAGCGCCGTCGTGTTCATTGCACTGGGCGACTACTGCGTGGGCATTCTCTATCGTGCGGGTCGGTTTGGTGTGACCGAGCAGCAGGTGGTGCATTGGGTGCTCGCGGCGTCGGCCGTTGGACTGATCAGTTTTGCGTCGGTGAAGCTGCTGGCCTCGGCGTACTACGCATTGCAGGACTACCGCACGCCATTGCGCGCGTCCATTGCCAGCATCCTGGTGTCGGCAGTGGCATCCATTGCCATAGCGGTGCCGTTGCGGCATTCGCCGGTCGCCACGGCGGGTATTGCGTTGGGGTCCGCGCTTGGATCTTACGTCAACCTGTCCATTCTCATTGGTGGACTTCGCCGGCGACTGGGCACGCTGTACACACCGGCGATGTGGCATGGCACGCGGCGCATCGTGATCGCCGCGGTGATCGCCGCCATGGCGGGAACCCTCGCACGGCTGCTGCATGTGCGTTGGATGCCCGGACTGCACCCACGTTTTGCCGGACCGCCGGTGCTCGCGGTCTTTGGGGCGACCTATCTGCTCGCGGCCTGGTGGATGGGATCGGCCGAAGCGGCGCGTTGGCTGCGGCTGCGTGTGCGCAGCACGGCGGACTGA
- the uvrC gene encoding excinuclease ABC subunit UvrC, with translation MTQSPSGRAFDEAGLPIADDEWTQRALANGMPVPVAQKLPHLPESPGVYLWKDVEGQVLYVGKAKRLRSRVRSYWAQEHESSPKTRAMVRKVRDLETIVVPSEAHALILEATLIKEYHPRFNIALRDDKSYPYIRVTVNEPFPRVMVTRRLLDDGARYFGPYTDVGAMRRALNVVKRIFTVRSCHYALPGEAPERPCLDYSIKRCKAPCVGYQSREDYRAMIDEVVWFLDGRTSDVMHHVRERMLDASERLDFERAAELRDALAHLEKMESPSVVLEVEGGDRDVVGYARDGEDACVAVMRIRGGKLLARDHRLLEHAEDEEDGAVLGACLAQWYRTAEARAGELLVPFDFEDRESLEASLDGTHIRVPQRGPRRALVDLADQNARHLLEEFKLAALEADERAVDPVYELQRELGLPRLPRSLVCFDISHAQGTDVVASAVFFENGRPKRSEYRKFKIKVFEGNDDFRSMHEVVTRYFRRRLDEEKPLPDLAVIDGGKGQLGAARAALDELGAPQIGLISLAKREEEIFQYGRPDPVRLPRRSPALRMLQQARDEAHRFAITFQRQKRAARTITSELLKIPGVGPTKRRALLHTFGSVQGVREASVEQIAAIPGFGAASARRLLEALGVAVPDVSAPTIDSPSDPPLS, from the coding sequence GTGACGCAGTCCCCGTCAGGCCGCGCGTTCGACGAAGCCGGGTTGCCCATCGCCGACGATGAGTGGACGCAGCGGGCGCTTGCCAACGGCATGCCCGTGCCCGTCGCGCAGAAGCTGCCGCACCTCCCCGAGTCTCCAGGCGTGTATCTCTGGAAGGATGTGGAAGGGCAGGTGCTGTACGTCGGCAAGGCCAAGCGTCTGCGATCCCGGGTGCGCAGCTATTGGGCGCAGGAGCATGAGAGCAGCCCCAAGACACGCGCCATGGTGCGCAAGGTGCGCGATCTCGAGACCATCGTGGTGCCCAGTGAGGCCCATGCGCTGATCCTCGAAGCCACGCTGATCAAGGAGTATCACCCGCGCTTCAACATCGCACTGCGGGATGACAAGTCGTATCCTTACATCCGCGTGACCGTCAACGAGCCCTTCCCCCGGGTGATGGTGACACGGCGTCTGCTCGACGATGGAGCGCGGTACTTCGGACCGTACACGGACGTGGGGGCCATGCGGCGCGCGCTGAATGTGGTGAAGCGGATCTTCACCGTGCGTTCGTGTCACTACGCCTTGCCTGGTGAGGCGCCCGAACGGCCCTGTCTCGACTATTCCATCAAGCGATGCAAGGCCCCCTGTGTGGGCTACCAGTCGCGCGAGGACTATCGCGCGATGATCGACGAAGTGGTGTGGTTTCTCGACGGACGCACCAGTGATGTGATGCATCATGTGCGAGAGCGCATGCTGGATGCGTCCGAGCGACTCGACTTCGAGCGCGCGGCCGAGTTGCGCGATGCGCTGGCGCATCTCGAGAAGATGGAGTCCCCCAGTGTGGTGCTGGAGGTGGAAGGCGGCGACCGCGATGTGGTGGGGTATGCGCGTGACGGGGAAGACGCCTGTGTGGCCGTGATGCGCATTCGAGGTGGCAAGTTGCTGGCCCGCGATCATCGTCTGCTGGAACACGCCGAAGATGAAGAAGACGGCGCCGTGCTCGGTGCCTGTCTTGCGCAGTGGTATCGTACGGCCGAAGCGCGGGCTGGCGAACTGCTGGTGCCCTTCGATTTCGAAGATCGCGAGTCGCTCGAGGCATCACTGGACGGCACTCACATCCGTGTGCCGCAGCGTGGACCGCGTCGGGCGCTGGTGGATCTCGCCGACCAGAACGCTCGGCACCTGCTCGAGGAGTTCAAACTGGCGGCGCTCGAAGCCGACGAGCGAGCGGTCGATCCGGTGTATGAACTGCAACGCGAGTTGGGGTTGCCACGCTTGCCTCGATCCCTGGTGTGTTTTGATATCTCCCATGCGCAAGGCACCGACGTGGTGGCCAGCGCCGTGTTTTTCGAGAATGGGCGCCCCAAGCGGTCGGAGTACCGGAAGTTCAAGATCAAGGTGTTCGAAGGGAACGATGATTTCCGGTCGATGCACGAGGTGGTGACGCGCTACTTCCGACGGCGCCTCGACGAAGAGAAGCCGCTACCTGACCTCGCCGTCATCGACGGCGGAAAGGGACAGCTTGGCGCAGCCCGGGCGGCGCTCGATGAACTGGGGGCGCCGCAGATCGGCCTGATCAGCCTCGCCAAACGCGAAGAAGAGATCTTTCAATACGGGCGCCCGGATCCGGTACGGTTGCCGCGGCGATCGCCCGCGTTGCGCATGTTGCAGCAGGCCCGTGACGAAGCCCATCGCTTTGCCATCACGTTCCAGCGCCAGAAGCGCGCGGCGCGCACGATCACGTCCGAGTTGCTGAAGATTCCGGGGGTGGGCCCCACCAAACGTCGTGCACTCCTGCATACGTTCGGCAGCGTTCAGGGCGTGCGGGAAGCCAGCGTCGAACAGATTGCGGCCATTCCAGGTTTTGGTGCAGCTTCTGCGCGCCGATTGCTCGAAGCCCTTGGCGTCGCCGTTCCAGATGTGTCTGCTCCCACCATAGACTCTCCCTCCGACCCACCTCTGTCATGA
- a CDS encoding threonine synthase gives MSAPTWSLQCSACGTSASVENASVCQACHQPLFATYDPVAAGTPLGSRWDMWRYAPFLPLLEGEIPVSLGEGLTPLIESPTLAAAVGVRRLWIKDEAQNPTGSFKARGMSAAVTRARAARVPGLVVPTAGNAGAALAAYGAAAGVPVRVYAPATTPRPILDTIEVMGAELIRIDGHIGDAGKLALAFAAESGYVPISTLREPYRVEGMKTMGFELVEQLGWRVPDVVVYPTGGGEGTVGIWKAINELVSSGWLPGETRQPRYLVAQAEGCAPIARAFAAGTEKADPWVDPVTHAAGLRVPSPLGDRLLLRVMRETDGLAGTASEDAIREWTRTLAVKTGIDAAPEGGCGLSVLRDAVASGAVQGDAEVVLFNTGSGASYRV, from the coding sequence ATGAGTGCTCCCACCTGGTCGCTGCAGTGTTCGGCGTGCGGTACATCGGCATCGGTCGAGAATGCCTCGGTGTGTCAGGCGTGCCATCAGCCGCTGTTCGCGACATACGATCCCGTGGCCGCTGGCACGCCACTGGGGAGCCGGTGGGATATGTGGCGCTATGCTCCGTTTCTGCCGCTGCTCGAAGGGGAAATCCCGGTGAGTCTGGGAGAGGGGCTTACGCCGCTCATCGAATCACCGACGTTGGCGGCGGCCGTCGGTGTCCGGCGCCTGTGGATCAAGGACGAAGCCCAGAATCCGACGGGCTCATTCAAGGCGCGCGGCATGAGTGCGGCCGTCACGCGTGCACGGGCCGCGCGGGTGCCCGGTCTCGTGGTGCCGACCGCGGGCAACGCCGGCGCGGCACTGGCGGCCTACGGTGCGGCCGCCGGTGTGCCGGTGCGCGTGTACGCGCCGGCCACCACACCGCGCCCGATTCTCGATACCATCGAAGTGATGGGCGCAGAGCTCATCCGGATCGACGGACACATCGGTGATGCTGGCAAGCTGGCGCTCGCGTTCGCGGCCGAATCGGGCTACGTGCCGATTTCCACACTCCGGGAGCCGTACCGCGTTGAAGGCATGAAGACGATGGGCTTCGAGCTGGTGGAGCAACTCGGCTGGCGTGTGCCGGATGTGGTGGTCTATCCAACCGGTGGTGGTGAAGGCACCGTCGGTATCTGGAAGGCGATCAACGAACTGGTGTCCAGCGGCTGGCTACCGGGCGAAACCCGGCAACCGCGCTACCTGGTGGCGCAGGCGGAAGGATGTGCGCCCATTGCCCGCGCTTTTGCCGCCGGCACGGAGAAGGCCGATCCGTGGGTGGATCCGGTGACTCATGCCGCAGGGCTGCGGGTGCCTTCGCCGTTGGGCGATCGGTTGCTGCTGCGGGTCATGCGAGAGACCGATGGTTTGGCGGGAACCGCATCCGAAGATGCCATTCGTGAGTGGACACGCACGTTGGCCGTGAAGACGGGCATCGATGCTGCGCCTGAGGGCGGGTGCGGGCTTTCCGTACTGCGCGATGCGGTGGCCAGCGGCGCGGTGCAGGGCGACGCCGAAGTGGTGCTGTTCAACACCGGCAGCGGGGCGTCGTACCGGGTCTGA